The Fretibacterium sp. OH1220_COT-178 genome segment GCGCTCGACCCGATCACGCGCGACTCCCTCCAGCGGCTGATCAAGAAGCTCCAGAAGGAGCTGGGAAAGACCATCGTCTTCGTCACCCACGACATGGACGAGGCCCTGGCCCTGGCCGACCGCATCGTCATCATGGACGCCGGCCGCGTGGTGCAGTTCGGCACGCCGGCGGACATCCTGCAGAACCCCGCCAACGCGTTCGTGGAGGACCTCCTGGGCGAGGACCGACTCAACGAGGCCCGCCTGGCGCTGCGCACCGTGGACGAGGTCATGGCGAAGGATCCCGTTTCGATCGCAAACGGCCGGTCCATCCGGGACGCCCTGAGGATCATGCGGAGGAACCGCGCGGAGACGCTCTTCGTGACCGACTCGGACGGGGTGATCCAGGGCGTGGTCGACATCTTCGACATCGAGAAGGTCAGCCTGAAGCAGGCCCGCCGGGCCGGACGGGAGGGCGGCCAGCCCGACCTGATGCAGGACCGGATCGACACGATCATGAAGCCGGCCTCCTACATCGCCCGCGATACCCTGATCCGGGACGCCCTCCACTGGATCGTCCATCTGGACCACCGCTACCTGCCGGTCGTCGACGAGGGCAACCGCCTGATCGGCGTCGTGACGCGCGCGGTTCTGGTCGAGGACCTCTACACCAACGTGTGGGGGGCGGAGGACTCGGTCCCCGAGGACACCCTCCAGACGACGGAGGAGCCCAGGGAGGGGGGGGTCTCCGATGTTTGAGTTCCTCCTGGAAAACCATTCCGCGCTGCTCTTCAAGACCTGGGAGCACCTCCTGATCTCGGGCGCCTCCCTTCTCGCCGGGACGGCGGCGGCCGTCCCGCTCGGCATCGTTCTGACGCGCTTCAGGCGCATCTCGGGGGTCGTCATCGGCCTGGTCTCCATCTTTCAGACCATCCCCTCCCTGGCCCTGCTGGCCATCATGATCCCCTTCCTGGGCGTGGGCAAGCCGCCCGCCGTCATGGCGCTGTTCGTCTACTCTCTGCTGCCCGTCGTCCGCAACACCTACCTGGGCATCGAGGGCGTGGACAGGGACGTCGTGGACGCGGCCAAGGGCATGGGCATGACGCCCCTGCAGCGGCTCCTCAAGGTCCGGCTCCCGCTGGCCGTCCCCGTGATCATGGCGGGCGTGCGCACCTCCGGCGTGTACGTCGTGGCCTGGGCCACCATCGCCTCCTATATCGGGGCCGGCGGGCTGGGCGACTTCATCTTCACGGGACTGCACAACTACATCCCCCCCATGATCGTCTGGGGGACCCTGCCCGTCACCCTCATGGCGCTGCTGACGGATTTTCTTCTCGGGCGCGTCGAGGCCGCTCTCTCGCCCCGGCTGCGCTCCCGGGCCTGACGAGGAAGGAGGACGAACATGGCAAGAGGAAAAAACGCGCTCTGGGCCCCCATCCTGCTGGCGGCGCTGCTGGCCGTCGCGGTCTTCCTGCCGGGGCTCGAAAGGGGCGCCTCCAAGGACGGCATTGTCATCGCGGGCGGCAACACGACCGAGCGTCAGATCCTGGCCGAGATCACGGCCCAGATGATCCGGCACCACATCCGGGACGCGAGGGTCGGTCTGGTGAACAACCTGGGGACCACCGTCCTGATCCGCCGGGCGCTCGACAACGGGGACGTCAACCTGTCCGGCGCCATGTACACCGGCACCTCCCTGACCGGGGAGCTGGGCCTGCCGATGACGACGGACCCCGCGGAGGCCATGGACACCGTGGTTCGGGAATACGACAGACGCTACGGCGAGAAATGGTATCCCTCCTGGGGCTTCGCGAACACCTACGCCTTCATGGTGACCCGGGAGCTGGCGGACCGGGAGGGGCTGAGGACGGTCAGCGACCTGGCCCGCATCGCGCCCGGCATGAGGCTGGGGGTGGACACCTCCTGGATGGAGCGCAAGGGCGACGGCTACCAGGACTTCAGGAAAAAGTACGGATTCGACTTCAAACACGTGTTCCCCATGGAGATCGGGCTCGTCTACAGTGCCGTGCGCGCCGGGGAGATGGACGCGGTCCTGGGCTACTCCACGGACGGGC includes the following:
- a CDS encoding ABC transporter permease translates to MFEFLLENHSALLFKTWEHLLISGASLLAGTAAAVPLGIVLTRFRRISGVVIGLVSIFQTIPSLALLAIMIPFLGVGKPPAVMALFVYSLLPVVRNTYLGIEGVDRDVVDAAKGMGMTPLQRLLKVRLPLAVPVIMAGVRTSGVYVVAWATIASYIGAGGLGDFIFTGLHNYIPPMIVWGTLPVTLMALLTDFLLGRVEAALSPRLRSRA
- a CDS encoding ABC transporter ATP-binding protein; this translates as MLEFKNVSKIYQGTRPAVEDVTLTFGEGEFIVFIGTSGSGKTTCMRMINRMTEPTSGTILLNGDDVMSMDAVRLRRRIGYVIQQIGLMPHMTIYENVTLVPGLLGWDEDRRRAVAKRLMRRVDLDESFLERYPAELSGGQQQRVGVIRALAADPEIILMDEPFGALDPITRDSLQRLIKKLQKELGKTIVFVTHDMDEALALADRIVIMDAGRVVQFGTPADILQNPANAFVEDLLGEDRLNEARLALRTVDEVMAKDPVSIANGRSIRDALRIMRRNRAETLFVTDSDGVIQGVVDIFDIEKVSLKQARRAGREGGQPDLMQDRIDTIMKPASYIARDTLIRDALHWIVHLDHRYLPVVDEGNRLIGVVTRAVLVEDLYTNVWGAEDSVPEDTLQTTEEPREGGVSDV
- a CDS encoding osmoprotectant ABC transporter substrate-binding protein, which codes for MARGKNALWAPILLAALLAVAVFLPGLERGASKDGIVIAGGNTTERQILAEITAQMIRHHIRDARVGLVNNLGTTVLIRRALDNGDVNLSGAMYTGTSLTGELGLPMTTDPAEAMDTVVREYDRRYGEKWYPSWGFANTYAFMVTRELADREGLRTVSDLARIAPGMRLGVDTSWMERKGDGYQDFRKKYGFDFKHVFPMEIGLVYSAVRAGEMDAVLGYSTDGRIATYDLVLLEDDRRLFPPYDASPVATRRVLEAYPQLDSILMRLSGTVDSTRMQRMNRMADEDLVEPHTVARRFLEEHGYFEGADSGSVRKEAR